The Providencia rettgeri genome includes a window with the following:
- the gnd_2 gene encoding 6-phosphogluconate dehydrogenase, decarboxylating: MSKQQIGVVGMAVMGRNLALNIESRGYSVSIFNRSKDKTDEVIAENPGKKLVPNYTIEEFVDSLEKPRRILLMVKAGEATDKTIASLTPHLDKGDILIDGGNTLFTDTIRRNRELSEQGFNFIGTGVSGGEEGALKGPSIMPGGQKEAYELVAPILKEIAAQAEGEPCVTYIGADGAGHYVKMVHNGIEYGDMQLIAEAYSLLKGSLNLSNEELAGIFAEWNKGELSSYLIEITADIFKKKDEDGKYLVDVILDEAANKGTGKWTSQSALDLGIPLTLITESVFARYISFLKDQRVAASKVLTGPVLKAVEGDKKEFIEKVRRALYLGKIVSYAQGFQQLKAASEEYNWDLNYGEIAKIFRAGCIIRAQFLQKITDAYNQDAKIANLLLAPYFKQIADEYQQALRDVVCYGVQNGIPTPTFSAAISYYDSYRSAVLPANLIQAQRDYFGAHTYKRTDKDGVFHTEWME, translated from the coding sequence ATGTCAAAGCAGCAGATTGGTGTTGTCGGAATGGCAGTCATGGGGCGTAACCTTGCGCTCAACATTGAAAGCCGTGGTTACTCAGTGTCTATCTTTAATCGTTCTAAAGATAAAACAGATGAAGTGATTGCCGAAAATCCAGGGAAAAAATTAGTTCCCAACTATACAATTGAAGAGTTTGTTGACTCTCTGGAAAAACCTCGCCGCATCTTGTTGATGGTAAAAGCGGGTGAAGCAACGGACAAAACAATTGCCTCGCTGACTCCTCATCTGGACAAAGGGGATATCTTAATTGACGGTGGTAATACCTTATTTACTGACACTATCCGTCGTAATCGTGAATTATCTGAGCAAGGTTTTAATTTCATCGGTACTGGTGTTTCAGGTGGTGAAGAAGGCGCATTAAAAGGTCCTTCAATTATGCCTGGTGGTCAGAAAGAAGCTTATGAGTTAGTTGCACCAATCTTAAAAGAAATTGCAGCACAAGCAGAAGGCGAACCTTGTGTGACCTATATTGGTGCAGATGGTGCGGGCCACTATGTTAAAATGGTTCACAACGGTATTGAATACGGTGATATGCAATTAATCGCAGAAGCCTATTCATTATTAAAAGGTTCATTGAATCTGAGCAACGAAGAATTAGCTGGCATCTTTGCTGAGTGGAACAAAGGTGAACTGAGTAGCTATTTAATTGAAATCACAGCAGATATCTTCAAGAAAAAAGATGAAGATGGTAAATATCTGGTTGACGTGATTCTTGATGAAGCGGCTAATAAAGGTACTGGTAAATGGACTAGCCAGAGTGCGCTGGATTTAGGTATCCCTCTGACGTTAATTACTGAATCTGTATTTGCACGTTATATTTCTTTCTTAAAAGATCAGCGTGTTGCAGCTTCTAAAGTATTAACAGGTCCAGTACTGAAAGCGGTTGAAGGCGATAAAAAAGAGTTTATTGAAAAAGTTCGCCGCGCACTGTATTTAGGTAAAATTGTGTCTTATGCACAAGGCTTCCAACAGCTGAAAGCGGCATCAGAAGAATATAATTGGGATTTAAACTACGGTGAAATCGCAAAAATATTCCGTGCAGGCTGTATCATTCGTGCGCAGTTCCTACAAAAAATCACCGATGCGTATAACCAAGATGCAAAAATTGCCAACTTGTTGTTAGCGCCATACTTTAAACAAATTGCTGACGAATACCAGCAAGCACTGCGTGATGTGGTGTGCTATGGTGTACAAAATGGTATCCCAACACCAACATTCTCAGCTGCTATTTCTTATTATGATAGCTACCGTTCAGCGGTATTGCCTGCAAACTTAATCCAAGCGCAGCGCGACTACTTCGGTGCTCACACTTATAAGCGTACTGATAAAGACGGTGTTTTCCATACTGAATGGATGGAATAA
- the yoaE gene encoding magnesium/cobalt efflux protein CorC, which translates to MEWIADPSIWAGLATLIVLEIVLGIDNLVFIAILADKLPPKLRDRARVTGLLLALIMRIVLLFSLSWLITLTKPILTLFDHAFSARDLIMLVGGLFLLFKATMELNERLEGKDEHTNTQRKTSNFWAVVAQIIVLDAVFSLDSVITAVGMVDHIGVMIAAVTIAMALMIWASKPLTSFVNQHPTIVILCLSFLLMIGFSLVAEGFGYAIPKGYLYAAIGFSIMIEVLNQFAQFNRRKFLKGSRPLRERTAEAVLRILSGNNERGELDPHTSDLIADNQSVFDPQERLMIARVLGMAQRNVESIMTSRHDVDYLDINKSSSDLLQLMEKNPHSRLVVIDETISDEPVGVVHVMDLVKQQLKGQPLNLRALITQPLIFPEGLSLLKALEQFRKAHTHFAFVVDEFGSIEGIVTLTDVMETIAGNLPVGDEENDSRHDIQKLDDGTWIANGFMPLEDLIMFIPMELDDKREYETIAGLLMEHLQRVPEVGEQVTINGCIFQPLEVNSHRVNKVLITPPAPEGDGYEFEDD; encoded by the coding sequence ATGGAATGGATCGCAGATCCTTCGATTTGGGCGGGCCTCGCTACCCTTATCGTTCTAGAAATCGTTCTTGGTATTGATAACCTCGTCTTCATCGCCATTCTGGCCGATAAGCTCCCGCCAAAGCTGCGTGATAGAGCCCGTGTAACTGGACTTTTATTAGCCCTGATTATGCGTATTGTGCTTCTATTTAGCCTGTCATGGCTCATTACCCTCACGAAACCGATATTAACCCTCTTTGATCACGCCTTTAGTGCTCGAGACCTAATTATGTTGGTGGGTGGTTTATTCCTCTTGTTTAAAGCCACAATGGAGCTAAACGAGCGGTTGGAGGGGAAAGACGAACACACTAATACCCAAAGAAAGACATCGAATTTCTGGGCTGTTGTTGCGCAAATTATTGTTCTTGATGCCGTGTTTTCACTGGACTCCGTGATCACCGCTGTCGGTATGGTTGACCATATCGGTGTAATGATTGCAGCTGTGACCATTGCAATGGCATTAATGATTTGGGCAAGTAAACCGTTAACGAGCTTTGTTAACCAGCACCCAACCATTGTCATACTGTGTTTGAGCTTCTTACTGATGATTGGTTTCAGCTTAGTTGCCGAAGGGTTTGGCTATGCCATACCGAAAGGTTACTTATACGCTGCAATTGGCTTCTCTATCATGATTGAAGTCCTAAACCAATTTGCCCAATTTAATCGACGTAAATTCCTTAAAGGCTCACGTCCACTACGTGAACGTACAGCAGAGGCGGTATTACGCATTCTTAGTGGTAATAACGAACGTGGAGAATTAGACCCACATACTTCTGATCTTATCGCTGATAATCAATCCGTTTTTGACCCACAAGAGCGTTTAATGATTGCTCGAGTGCTCGGTATGGCACAACGTAACGTAGAAAGCATTATGACTTCACGCCATGATGTGGATTACCTCGACATTAATAAATCATCTTCAGATTTACTGCAATTAATGGAGAAAAACCCACACTCGCGTTTAGTGGTCATTGATGAAACTATCAGCGATGAACCTGTTGGGGTAGTACATGTAATGGATTTGGTTAAACAGCAATTAAAAGGCCAGCCATTAAACTTACGTGCATTGATTACCCAACCATTGATATTCCCAGAAGGGTTGTCTCTGTTAAAAGCGTTAGAGCAGTTTCGTAAGGCGCATACTCACTTTGCCTTTGTTGTGGATGAGTTTGGTTCTATCGAAGGTATCGTGACATTGACCGATGTAATGGAAACCATCGCAGGTAACTTGCCGGTTGGTGATGAAGAAAATGACTCTCGCCACGACATTCAAAAACTGGATGATGGTACTTGGATTGCCAACGGCTTTATGCCACTTGAAGACCTGATCATGTTTATCCCTATGGAATTAGACGATAAACGTGAGTATGAAACGATTGCGGGTCTTTTAATGGAACACTTACAACGTGTTCCTGAAGTGGGTGAACAAGTGACAATTAACGGTTGTATATTCCAACCTCTTGAGGTTAACAGCCACCGAGTCAATAAAGTGTTAATCACCCCACCAGCCCCTGAGGGGGATGGATATGAATTTGAAGATGACTAA
- a CDS encoding putative assembly protein codes for MKRFLTTLIILLVVIVAGLTTLVMLVNPNDFRHYIVEQVEKKSGYQLEFNGDMRWHVWPTLSIITGPVSLTAPNAAKPILSADNMRLDVELWPLISHKLSVEQIVIDGAVIRKTPDSEIQTHRNAPVAPGGVPTSTSAQEKNDWLLDIEKINISNSLVIWQTAKDEFNLRNIDLSLKKSDKKQVAVKFSGNLNKNQQEFVFNLRADIDLSDINQRISGKLTQFDYKLSGVDLPESGIEGQITSDFLYTKGKVESASLSNLLITANESGLSGNGSIQLTNTPEIRVNLVAEKLDLDNLLGTAPASTRVESETNNNRVGVKPVISGANPQQYDLSGLQAFSANINLAINQLIYRGMTVSDVVFEAQNQTPRLTVSKLQGKAFGGDFSLPVTFNYSSTPTYVSAKPDLKNIDLTPLLKAFDMPQKLSGIISLNAALSGVGYDDNAVKNQWQGPVNFELRNAKLQGLNIPLLIQQSVSRVTNKINAPVNTGNVTEVDSFTVAGKLNKGTLNISSMNAMSSLVNISGQGRMNIPNETIDVNLGVNIANGWGGDSRLVQQLQAMTIPLRIYGNWHNLKYQLDVEKLLRSELRTQAKEALGNFLKKEENKGLNDLLNAL; via the coding sequence ATGAAACGTTTTTTGACGACACTGATTATTTTACTTGTGGTGATTGTTGCAGGGTTAACAACACTTGTAATGTTAGTGAACCCGAATGATTTCCGTCATTATATTGTTGAACAAGTAGAGAAAAAAAGTGGTTATCAACTTGAATTCAACGGTGATATGCGTTGGCATGTGTGGCCAACCTTAAGCATTATTACTGGGCCTGTTTCCCTTACTGCACCGAATGCCGCTAAACCCATCCTAAGTGCAGATAATATGCGCTTAGATGTTGAATTATGGCCTCTCATTTCCCATAAACTCTCTGTTGAGCAAATTGTTATTGATGGTGCTGTTATCCGCAAGACACCCGATAGCGAAATCCAAACTCACCGTAACGCCCCTGTAGCGCCTGGTGGTGTGCCAACATCAACCTCTGCACAAGAGAAAAATGACTGGTTATTAGATATAGAAAAAATTAATATTTCTAATAGCTTAGTTATTTGGCAAACTGCTAAAGATGAATTTAACCTGCGCAACATTGATTTATCACTGAAGAAAAGTGATAAAAAACAGGTCGCAGTTAAATTCAGTGGAAATCTAAATAAAAACCAACAAGAGTTTGTATTTAATCTACGCGCAGATATCGATTTATCAGATATTAATCAAAGGATTAGTGGCAAATTAACTCAGTTTGACTATAAATTGAGTGGTGTTGATTTACCTGAAAGTGGAATTGAAGGGCAAATAACAAGTGATTTCCTATATACCAAAGGGAAAGTGGAAAGTGCGAGTTTAAGCAATTTGTTAATAACAGCTAACGAAAGTGGCCTATCAGGTAATGGCAGTATCCAATTAACGAATACCCCAGAAATTAGGGTTAATTTAGTCGCCGAGAAATTAGATTTAGATAATCTATTAGGAACAGCGCCTGCCAGTACCCGTGTAGAATCAGAGACGAATAATAACCGTGTCGGTGTTAAACCAGTTATTTCTGGTGCAAATCCTCAACAGTATGATTTATCAGGCTTGCAGGCATTTTCGGCCAATATCAATTTAGCCATTAACCAGTTAATCTATCGTGGAATGACGGTTAGTGACGTAGTTTTTGAGGCACAAAACCAAACACCTCGTTTAACTGTTTCAAAACTACAAGGTAAGGCATTTGGTGGTGATTTTTCATTACCGGTGACATTTAATTATAGTTCAACTCCTACTTATGTTTCAGCAAAGCCAGATTTAAAAAATATCGACTTAACACCGCTATTAAAAGCCTTCGATATGCCACAAAAATTAAGTGGAATAATTTCGTTAAATGCGGCGTTATCTGGTGTGGGTTATGATGACAATGCAGTAAAAAACCAGTGGCAAGGGCCTGTTAATTTTGAGTTAAGAAATGCCAAACTACAGGGGTTGAATATTCCGTTATTAATTCAGCAATCGGTTTCCAGAGTAACGAATAAAATTAATGCGCCCGTGAATACGGGGAACGTCACTGAGGTTGATTCCTTCACGGTGGCAGGTAAATTGAATAAAGGTACGTTGAACATTTCCTCTATGAATGCGATGTCATCCTTAGTTAACATCAGTGGGCAAGGTCGTATGAATATCCCTAATGAAACCATTGATGTCAATTTAGGGGTTAATATTGCGAATGGCTGGGGTGGGGATTCACGTTTAGTTCAACAATTGCAAGCTATGACCATTCCACTGCGAATTTATGGTAATTGGCATAATTTGAAATACCAATTAGATGTTGAAAAATTACTGCGTAGTGAGTTACGTACACAAGCTAAAGAAGCCCTTGGTAATTTTTTAAAGAAAGAAGAAAATAAAGGGCTCAACGATTTATTGAATGCCCTTTAA
- the dcd gene encoding Deoxycytidine triphosphate deaminase: MRLCDRDIIQWMDDGKLVISPRPPVERINGATADVRLGNQFRVFRGHTAAFIDLSGPKDEVNAALERVMSDEIVLDEDEPFFLHPGELALAVTLESVTLPDDLVGWLDGRSSLARLGLMVHVTAHRIDPGWHGQIVLEFYNSGKLPLALRPGMVIGALSFEPLSGRADRPYNSRQDAKYKNQQGAVGSRISED; the protein is encoded by the coding sequence ATGCGTCTTTGTGACCGCGATATTATTCAATGGATGGATGATGGTAAATTAGTTATTAGCCCACGCCCACCAGTTGAACGAATCAATGGTGCAACTGCAGATGTTCGTTTAGGAAATCAATTCCGTGTTTTTCGTGGACACACGGCTGCATTTATTGACCTGAGTGGCCCTAAAGATGAGGTTAATGCCGCATTAGAACGCGTCATGAGCGATGAAATTGTTCTTGATGAGGATGAGCCATTTTTCCTGCACCCAGGAGAATTAGCACTTGCAGTGACGCTTGAGTCTGTTACGCTCCCTGATGACCTTGTTGGTTGGTTAGACGGGCGCTCTTCATTAGCGAGATTAGGTTTGATGGTGCATGTAACAGCACATCGAATTGACCCCGGTTGGCATGGGCAAATCGTGCTAGAATTTTATAATTCAGGTAAATTACCGTTAGCATTGCGTCCTGGCATGGTGATTGGCGCATTAAGCTTTGAGCCATTATCTGGTCGTGCCGATCGCCCTTATAATAGCCGACAAGATGCTAAATATAAAAACCAACAAGGTGCTGTTGGTAGCCGTATCAGTGAAGACTGA
- the udk gene encoding Uridine kinase gives MTDIAHHCTIVGISGASASGKSLIASTLYRELREQVGDHNIGVIPEDCYYKDQADVPMEERLKVNYDHPNSMDHSLLYEHLKSLKSGQAVEIPQYDYVAHTRKQKTITFKPKKVIIIEGILLLTDKRLRGEMDFSIFVDTPLDICLMRRIKRDVNERGRTLDSVIDQYNKTVRPMFLQFIEPSKQYADIIVPRGGKNRVAIDILKAKIGEFCQD, from the coding sequence ATGACTGACATAGCGCATCACTGTACCATTGTAGGTATATCGGGAGCCTCTGCATCTGGCAAAAGCTTAATTGCAAGCACGTTATACCGTGAATTAAGAGAACAGGTCGGTGATCATAATATCGGTGTTATTCCAGAAGATTGTTATTATAAAGACCAAGCCGATGTCCCAATGGAAGAACGTCTTAAAGTAAATTATGACCATCCTAACTCGATGGACCACAGCTTGCTTTATGAACATCTCAAATCACTGAAAAGTGGCCAAGCAGTAGAAATCCCGCAATACGACTATGTCGCTCATACACGTAAACAAAAAACCATCACGTTCAAACCTAAAAAAGTCATTATCATTGAAGGTATTTTATTATTAACAGATAAACGCTTACGTGGTGAAATGGATTTTTCTATTTTTGTCGATACACCACTTGATATTTGCTTGATGCGCCGTATTAAACGTGATGTAAATGAAAGGGGCAGAACACTTGATTCCGTTATTGACCAATATAATAAAACGGTTCGCCCAATGTTTTTGCAATTTATTGAGCCATCAAAGCAATATGCCGATATCATTGTTCCTCGCGGTGGGAAAAACCGTGTAGCGATTGATATCTTGAAAGCGAAAATTGGCGAATTCTGTCAAGATTAA
- the htpX_2 gene encoding Protease HtpX homolog, with translation MDFRNVIRKNNLRTRLVVMSYIFLMLIIGLLADIATHPNEQLDLVDNAMMFVTFHELPIATFIVLGLTFLGLIYIHFRGHKMMLAGMNAREITQENASSPQEKQLFNIIEELSLSASLGYIPRLYILETDEPNAFAAGWNKRNALVGVTRGLLQTLNRQEVQAVLAHEVGHIIHGDSKLTLYVGILANVILTVTNLFSQIFIRTAGRSRNNAANKAQMILLVLNFVLPWITQILYFYLSRTREYMADAAAVDLTSDNQAMISALKKISGNHETHEYDNSTTGQAYRKAAYIFNKGDSVFSTHPSIENRIAVLEGKKQF, from the coding sequence ATGGATTTTAGAAATGTCATTCGTAAAAATAATCTTCGCACGCGTTTGGTGGTGATGAGCTATATTTTTTTAATGCTAATTATTGGCTTATTGGCAGATATTGCAACACATCCAAATGAGCAATTGGACTTAGTCGATAATGCGATGATGTTTGTGACATTTCATGAATTACCTATCGCCACTTTTATTGTTTTAGGTTTAACCTTTCTTGGGCTGATTTATATTCATTTTAGAGGCCATAAAATGATGTTAGCTGGGATGAATGCCAGAGAAATCACCCAAGAAAATGCGAGTAGCCCTCAAGAAAAGCAACTTTTTAATATTATTGAAGAATTAAGCTTAAGTGCTAGTTTAGGTTATATTCCCCGTTTATATATTTTAGAAACGGATGAGCCGAATGCTTTTGCAGCAGGGTGGAATAAGCGTAATGCACTTGTGGGGGTAACCAGAGGTTTGTTACAAACACTTAATCGGCAAGAAGTTCAAGCCGTTCTCGCTCATGAAGTTGGGCACATTATTCACGGCGATTCAAAATTAACGCTGTATGTGGGGATTTTGGCAAACGTGATTTTAACGGTAACGAATTTATTTAGTCAGATTTTTATCCGAACAGCAGGGCGCAGCCGCAATAATGCTGCTAATAAAGCGCAAATGATCCTATTGGTTCTAAATTTTGTTTTACCGTGGATAACCCAAATACTCTATTTTTATTTATCTCGTACCCGTGAATATATGGCTGACGCCGCGGCAGTGGATTTGACTTCAGATAACCAAGCCATGATAAGTGCGTTGAAAAAAATCTCCGGTAATCATGAAACCCATGAATATGATAACAGTACCACAGGGCAAGCTTACCGCAAGGCCGCTTATATTTTTAATAAAGGCGATTCTGTATTTTCTACTCACCCTTCGATTGAAAATCGCATTGCGGTATTAGAAGGAAAAAAACAATTTTAG
- a CDS encoding LemA family encodes MKFLIFIVVVVLIVIYFYNRIVALREAVISSETEISVQLDRRGKVFDSLLATVKKYLSHETEVFSKITELRTQAQNATGDKAREAEDALSKMVTSGAINVAVEAYPELKSDAIMANLQEEIVSSENKLSFAKRGYNRSLETYNAYIASMPAVLIVGIIPSLKISKEYWRLDEETIKTEESRRINFD; translated from the coding sequence ATGAAATTTTTAATTTTTATTGTTGTCGTGGTGCTGATCGTTATCTATTTTTATAACCGTATCGTTGCATTGCGAGAAGCTGTTATTTCGAGCGAAACAGAGATTTCAGTTCAATTAGACCGTCGTGGAAAAGTATTTGATAGCTTATTGGCAACAGTTAAAAAATATTTAAGCCATGAAACCGAGGTGTTCAGCAAAATTACTGAACTACGGACACAAGCACAAAATGCGACAGGGGATAAAGCCCGCGAAGCCGAAGATGCATTATCAAAAATGGTGACCAGTGGGGCGATTAATGTCGCAGTTGAAGCTTATCCGGAGCTAAAATCCGATGCAATTATGGCAAATTTACAAGAAGAAATCGTTTCTTCAGAAAATAAATTGTCATTTGCTAAACGTGGTTATAACCGCTCATTAGAAACTTATAATGCGTATATTGCGTCTATGCCTGCGGTACTAATTGTTGGCATTATTCCTAGCTTAAAAATTTCCAAGGAATATTGGCGTCTTGATGAAGAAACCATCAAGACTGAGGAATCACGTCGCATTAATTTTGATTAA
- the ylxH gene encoding antiporter inner membrane protein codes for MNDKSPEQNKPELLTEQVSKVLASFTHPTLQRNLISIKALYHCAMLDNVLHVELVMPFVWKGPFQTLISEKTAELKQQTGAHAVEWKLRHDITTLKRANDLPGINGVRNILAVSSGKGGVGKSSTSVNLALALAQEGAKVGILDADIYGPSIPNMLGTTLERPTSPDGQHMAPIMAYGLATNSIGYLVTDDNAMVWRGPMASKALMQMLQDTLWPDLDYLVIDMPPGTGDIQLTLSQNIPVTGAVVVTTPQDIALVDAMKGIVMFKKVNVPVLGVVENMSAHICSNCGHVEPIFGTGGAEKLAEKYHTKLLGQVPLHISLREDLDRGQPTVMRDPEGEFADIYREIASGISALMYWEGDKIPTEISFRAV; via the coding sequence ATGAACGATAAATCCCCCGAGCAGAACAAACCAGAACTGCTGACTGAACAAGTCTCCAAAGTTTTGGCTTCATTTACACACCCAACACTGCAACGTAATTTGATTTCTATCAAAGCGTTATATCATTGCGCAATGTTGGACAACGTGCTGCATGTCGAATTAGTTATGCCATTCGTTTGGAAAGGGCCGTTTCAAACTTTAATTAGCGAAAAGACCGCTGAATTGAAGCAACAAACAGGCGCTCATGCTGTTGAATGGAAACTGCGCCATGACATCACCACATTAAAACGTGCAAATGATTTGCCGGGCATTAATGGTGTTCGTAATATCTTAGCCGTCAGTTCGGGTAAAGGTGGTGTTGGTAAATCCAGTACTTCTGTGAACTTAGCGCTTGCGCTGGCACAAGAAGGAGCGAAAGTGGGGATCCTTGATGCGGATATTTACGGCCCATCAATTCCAAATATGTTAGGCACAACATTAGAGCGCCCAACCTCCCCAGATGGTCAGCATATGGCCCCAATCATGGCGTATGGCTTGGCAACAAACTCAATCGGTTACTTAGTGACGGATGACAACGCTATGGTTTGGCGTGGCCCAATGGCAAGCAAAGCATTGATGCAGATGCTGCAAGACACGTTATGGCCGGATTTGGATTACTTAGTTATCGATATGCCACCGGGAACAGGTGACATCCAGCTGACGCTTTCTCAAAATATTCCTGTTACTGGGGCGGTGGTAGTGACAACACCACAAGATATCGCCTTGGTTGATGCTATGAAAGGCATAGTGATGTTTAAGAAAGTCAATGTCCCAGTACTGGGTGTTGTTGAAAACATGAGTGCACATATTTGCAGCAATTGTGGGCATGTAGAACCGATTTTTGGTACCGGTGGTGCTGAGAAATTAGCAGAAAAATACCATACTAAATTATTGGGACAGGTTCCTCTGCATATCTCTTTACGTGAAGACCTTGACCGTGGCCAGCCTACTGTTATGCGTGATCCAGAAGGTGAATTTGCCGATATCTACCGTGAAATTGCTTCAGGAATTTCAGCCTTGATGTATTGGGAAGGGGATAAAATCCCAACAGAAATTTCTTTCCGTGCAGTTTAA
- the metG gene encoding Methionine--tRNA ligase: MSQVANKLLVTCALPYANGSIHLGHILEHIQADIWVRYQRMRGKEVHFICADDAHGTPIMLKAQQLGVTPEEMIAAVNQEHQNDFAGFAISYDNYHSTHSEENKVLSELIYGKLKNNGFIKNRTISQLFDPEKGMFLPDRFVKGTCPKCKAEDQYGDNCEVCSATYSPTELINPRSVISGATPVMRDSEHFFFDLPAFSDMLQAWTRSGALQEQVANKMQEWFESGLQQWDITRDAPYFGFEIPDAPGKYFYVWLDAPIGYMGSFKNLCNKRGDLDFDEFWNKDSKTDLYHFIGKDIVYFHSLFWPAMLEGSQYRKPTNLFVHGYVTVNGAKMSKSRGTFITARSYLDHLDADCLRYYYAAKLSSRIDDIDFNLEDFVQRVNSDIVNKVVNLASRNAGFIAKRFGGQLSANLAEPELYQQFVDAAKVIGEDYNNREYNKAIREIMALADIANRYVDEKAPWVVAKQEGKDQELQDICSMGINLFRVLMTYLKPVLPGLTKRAEAFLNSELSWDTINTPLLNHNVAPFKALFNRIEMAKVDAMVEASKESIKPVQQLTGPLADDPIQDTITFDDFAKIDLRIALIKQADFVEGSDKLLKLQLDIGGETRQVFSGIRLAYPDPKALEGRLTVMVANLAPRKMRFGISEGMVMAAGPGGKDIFLLSPDSGAQPGMQVK, translated from the coding sequence ATGTCTCAAGTCGCGAATAAATTACTGGTAACCTGTGCGTTACCCTATGCTAACGGTTCAATCCATCTTGGTCATATCCTGGAACATATTCAGGCTGATATTTGGGTCCGTTATCAGCGAATGCGCGGCAAAGAGGTTCACTTTATCTGTGCCGATGACGCGCACGGAACTCCAATCATGCTTAAAGCTCAACAACTTGGCGTAACGCCAGAAGAGATGATTGCGGCAGTGAACCAAGAGCATCAGAACGATTTTGCTGGTTTCGCCATTAGTTATGACAACTATCACTCCACACACAGTGAAGAAAACAAAGTCTTATCAGAGCTAATTTACGGGAAACTGAAAAATAACGGTTTTATTAAAAACCGCACTATCTCACAGCTTTTCGACCCAGAAAAAGGCATGTTCTTACCAGATCGCTTCGTTAAAGGCACTTGTCCAAAATGTAAAGCCGAAGACCAATATGGTGATAACTGTGAAGTCTGTAGCGCAACCTATAGCCCAACAGAGCTGATTAACCCACGTTCAGTGATTTCTGGCGCTACACCTGTCATGCGTGATTCAGAACACTTTTTCTTTGATCTTCCTGCATTTAGCGACATGCTTCAAGCGTGGACTCGCTCAGGCGCATTACAAGAACAAGTCGCCAACAAAATGCAAGAATGGTTCGAATCAGGCCTACAACAATGGGATATTACCCGTGATGCACCTTATTTCGGTTTTGAAATTCCTGATGCGCCGGGTAAATATTTCTATGTTTGGTTAGATGCGCCTATCGGTTACATGGGCTCCTTTAAAAACCTGTGTAATAAACGCGGTGACCTCGACTTTGACGAGTTTTGGAATAAAGATTCAAAAACCGATCTTTACCATTTCATTGGTAAAGATATCGTCTATTTCCACAGCCTGTTCTGGCCTGCCATGTTAGAAGGTAGCCAGTATCGTAAACCAACAAACCTGTTTGTTCATGGTTATGTCACGGTTAATGGGGCAAAAATGTCGAAGTCGCGCGGTACATTTATTACTGCCCGCTCTTACTTAGATCACCTAGATGCCGACTGCTTGCGCTATTACTATGCAGCAAAACTGTCTTCGCGTATTGATGACATCGATTTTAATTTGGAAGATTTCGTCCAGCGTGTGAATAGCGACATCGTCAATAAAGTGGTTAACTTGGCATCACGTAATGCGGGCTTTATTGCTAAACGCTTTGGCGGTCAATTATCAGCAAACCTTGCTGAGCCAGAGTTATACCAACAATTTGTTGATGCCGCTAAAGTTATCGGTGAGGATTATAACAACCGTGAATATAACAAAGCGATCCGTGAAATCATGGCATTAGCCGATATCGCAAACCGCTATGTTGATGAAAAAGCCCCTTGGGTTGTGGCAAAACAAGAAGGTAAAGATCAAGAGCTGCAAGATATTTGCTCGATGGGCATCAACTTGTTCCGCGTTCTAATGACTTACCTAAAACCTGTTTTACCAGGGCTCACTAAGCGTGCTGAAGCTTTCTTAAATAGTGAATTATCATGGGATACGATTAACACCCCATTATTGAACCACAACGTCGCACCATTTAAGGCATTGTTTAACCGCATTGAAATGGCAAAAGTGGATGCAATGGTCGAAGCCTCAAAAGAGAGTATCAAACCCGTTCAGCAACTTACGGGGCCGCTAGCCGATGACCCAATTCAAGATACCATCACCTTTGATGACTTTGCGAAAATTGACCTGCGAATTGCATTAATCAAGCAAGCTGATTTTGTTGAAGGCTCAGACAAGCTACTGAAATTACAATTAGATATTGGCGGTGAAACTCGCCAAGTATTTTCTGGTATTCGCTTAGCTTACCCAGACCCTAAAGCTTTAGAAGGACGTTTAACCGTGATGGTTGCCAACCTCGCACCTCGTAAAATGCGTTTTGGTATTTCGGAAGGTATGGTAATGGCTGCTGGCCCTGGCGGTAAAGATATCTTCTTACTCAGCCCAGACAGTGGTGCACAACCCGGTATGCAAGTTAAATAA